A stretch of DNA from Salmo trutta chromosome 12, fSalTru1.1, whole genome shotgun sequence:
CAATCTTGAAACATGGGCAAATATTATTAATCAGTGACTGAAATTTCGCGGTACGTGATATTCACTTCCGGACTTGGAGAGCGCGGTAGGCAGCAAAGCGTTTTAGAACGCCCCTCTGAATAACGGGGCGTGGTTTTGGCGTAACTGCGATGGGGAAAAGAAGGACGTTCAGAAGGGCTTTGGCTAAACTACATTTCCAATCTGTGTAGGAAAACGATTTAACGTCATCACTCACTGACACATGCGCAAAAGGCTAGGGATGATGACAAGTAAGCAACAAGTAAAGCGAGAACAACAAGGTAAACAAAGCTATGTTTACCTAGCAACACTAATTCTCGCTAAATTGGTTAGTCACCGAACACTTAAGTTACTTACCTAACCAACAAGCTATACAAAACATTTTGGCTCGTGAAATTGCAGAACCATTTGCCAAACGTTGTTTggtaagctaacgttagctaagctaTTTACTGTacaataacgttagctagctacaacaacAAGTCTTCTTTCCTACTACGATAGCAACGCAGCTAGCTACCAAGAAGATGAGTGTGTGACCCAGACAAGGGCCAAAACACAGATTTCGGACACCATGAATCCTGAATAGTGAGTAAAGTTGGTGATGTTTAGGTGTTGTTTTTGTTAGCTCCATATCTAATAACACCGGATGATGTAACAAGCATTTTTTGTATGTTTTATACCAAGTACAAATTACAAATATCAGGTACAAATATTCGTTATACAAATTATCAACAATTtacatcactacagtacatcaaACACGTCTACCGCAAAACAAAATACACAAGTAAAACAAGAGACCTTAAATACATAGCTAGTTACAGTAGCTAactgcacacaaaaaaatatttgtttctgAGTGAAtacaaatgtagctagctaactagctactgttTGCTTGTTGACGTTAAATCACAAATCGCTGCGTCATCTTTTGTTTACGTACTAGCTCGCTCTGTTTTGTGCCGAACATCTGCCATCACATCGGGTTGTTTTGGTACAATGTCATGATCATAGCAAAAGCTATGCTGACAAAACAATGTATAAGATTGTTGATCTAGTTACTTGGATGAACTATGCGTCTCTTGCTACGttctatatttaagcaataatgcccgaggaggtgtgtgtatatatggccaataaaccacggctaacacggaacccaaaccgggtgcgctatcgtgcataaatgtattttgtccccctacaccaaacgcgatcacgacacgcaggttaaaatatcaaaacaaactctgaaccaattacattaatttggggacaggtcgaaaagcattaaacatgtatggcaatttagctagttagcttgcacttccTAGCTAATTTGtcatatttagctagcttgctgttgctagcaaatttgtcctgggatataaacattgagttattttacctgaaatgcacaaggtcctcttctccgacaattaatctacacataaaacggccaaccgaatcatttctagtcatctctcctcattccaggctttttcatctttgaatttatatggtgattggcatctacactttcatagtattaccagacaaccggcaaaacagttcgtctttcaatcgcccacgtgggtataaccaatgaggagatggcacatgggtacctgcttctataaaccaatgaggcgatgggagaggcaggacttgcagcgtgatctgcatcagaaataggaatgacttctattttagcccttggcaacacagACACTCATTGGCCAATatttgaataacatggatttcaaaatgtattttgcgatgtgaccggtctggtcagcatgtaaggtatccaggcactccactttgcatcgtggtatattggccatatatcacaaacctgcgaggtgccttattgctattttattattattcgttttttttatttaacctttattcaactaggcaagtcagttaagaacaaattcttatttacagtgattgCTTACCCAGGCAAAATGCAGAtggtgctgggccaattgtgcgccgccctatgggacttccaatcacggccggatgtgatacagcctggaatcgaaccagggtctgtagtgaagactcttgcactgagatgcagtaccttagtccgctgcgccactcaggttACCAAtgcaattagagcagtaaaaataaatgttttgtcatacccgtggtatacttaagcaataagacacgagggggtgtggtatatggccaatatagcccccatggctaagggctgttcttaggcacgacgaattgctattataaactggttatcaatatgattagaagagtaaaaataaatattttgtcattccagtggtatacggtctgatataccacggctgtcagccaatcagcattcagggctctaacacccagtttataattaagtgataatgccctcgaagccggtgatgggaccaatatatcctccaaacccCAGCTTCGAGggtattatcacttttatacaaggGGTttccaacatattcaaataatgattgatgttcatttgatgaatttattcatactatttcatccttccacaaggtGTAGTCCtgaaacaaatctagggttgttaccaagccggctggtcgttcgttctattggttcggttgccagagctgcgacccagtcgttcagtctttttattctgtatctatggacgcgacccagtcgttcattctaaatgttacATTGCCGtattggctggcaacgttcttatcccttgctatCTAGACAACTACTGCTAActtagtcacgtcaaacagtgcagacagaataacaacagtagctgcatttgtttaagctgttttctagtgacatttatttggatacatctataacaatgagctaatgaggcacaatttcgcctggcatagaaaatgtgctctctcgttaggacactgttgttcagaggagctagccaataacacagctaacacaatcacctcaaactgaagctggaaacactGCAAACTAACTGCACTTCGTTTCGATTGACCTTGTTTCAATTGACATtactttgtatatatccataaaaattatgccagctgattcatgattttgactggctgagaaatgctgcctgcctctctcgtcccgactcccgacccCTACAGGTTCAGTACTGTGGGACAGTTGGAGATCgattttgaatattgaaacaatgttgtaaatgtcagagagactgacagcaaggtttatacaaatctcagctgttgaaaactaaatgttagtctaaaagaagtgtgagataatgtctagatgctttttatggtgtagatcaagtttataacttccctgcctgggctgatgatacagtggattgcgcagtcagatggaacagagtaaataggcattttaacctcatagatttagctggtagtaacttgtggaatagacaccggctgcaatgctcttttaaccaatcagcattcaggattagacccacccgttggaTAAGGTCTgacataccacggctgtcagccaatcagcattcagggttcaaCCCACCAAGTTTATAATTTACATTTTCCTCTTTGACATTTCTTTGCACACCCTTGCAACTGTAGCTATAATAACATAGCTAATTTCAGATGGAAATGACAGCATTGCATATGAACTTAGCCTAACTCCCCAGAGACCCAGATGAAAGTCAATGCTGGGGGCTTGATAGAATCGATTTGTTAGTCTGTTATTTAATGTTCCCTAACCTGGTTTCCCCCTAGTGACTACCTGTTCAAGCTGCTTCTGATTGGTGATTCAGGGGTAGGCAAGTCTTGCCTCCTGCTTCGATTTGCGGTAAGAACTATCAGTGTTCAGTGTTACTGGCATTTTGATCAGTGTTCAGCTTTACATCAACGTTTGGATGGATAATGTGTGTCCATTTATTGATTAAAGCTAtgtgtttttaattttttgttatgCATTTCAGGATGACACCTACACGGAAAGTTTCATAAGCACCATCGGCGTGGACTTCAAAATCCGAACTATTGAATTGGATGGCAGGACCATCAAACTACAGATTGTGAGTTGAGTCAGCAGCTCTGGCAGCTGTCCTGGGAAGTTTAATTGCAGTACATGCTTTCAACCATGTAGTGTGTTAactaacatatatatatttttattgtctTTAGTGGGACACTGCTGGTCAGGAGCGGTTTCGCACCATCACCTCCAGCTATTACAGAGGAGCCCATGGTATCATCGTTGTCTATGATGTAACAGATCACGTTAGTGACGCCCCTCCACAAAGAAGATGAATTAACATCTATGAGTCAACCTGCATTTATTGACAACACGTAACTGAGGTATTTTCTCTTTCTAGGAGTCTTACAACAATATAAAGCAGTGGCTGCAGGAGATTGGCCGCTATGCCAGCGAGAATGTCAACAAGTTGCTGGTGGGTAACAAGTGTGACCTCACCACCAAGAAGGTAGTAGACTACACGACAGCCAAGGTGAGTCCTCAAAAAACGTGGACTCTCATACAGATTAATCACAGTATTTGGGTGTATTATACTCTGTAGCCTTAGTTTGTTGTAGTTTACATCAGggcctaaaatgtattttttgccaCTGTGGCAcggaaaatgaaaaaaatataccAGCCACTCAAATTGTTTCACCAGTCAATTTTTTGGGGGCcataaacacacaaaaaaacagatcaccatgctttgtaatgtttctaaaacaagaaATGTAAGAAGTGATGTGGTATATTGCtaaatttcatttcattttttgtgACGTGAGTCTTTTAAATCAAAATATCAGATTAAATTTTTATCTGCACCTTTAAGGGCGGGACTTTACCGTGGTAACAGGGCCACTTGAGTAGAGTCGTGTGTCTGTGAGATTTTGGATCTGACTAGAGCGTGTCTTCGCTATCAGTTGAAGCAGCAGAATCAAACTaacattgaaaaacaaacaaGCTTGAGGACTAAGTCTCACTTTGTAGATTTTTTGGGGTAAATTACACCAGCTTTTATGCCTGTGCACAGCGCCTCAAAATGAATCTATCAGCACTTCACTCAGTGTGCGCACAGCTCCCCTGCAAGGCAATGTTGCTGCGTGAGGGGTATAGGATTCTTATTTATTTTCCCGATTAGCAGCTATAAAACAAAatgcagaaatactttgaaaacagctactgcgGGCATTTTTCATACTTGACTTTTCACACTTTTTTATTTGTGAATGTAACACTCGCATTGCAGAACCCTGCAAATTGACCACTCGCCAGCATGGCTGGGGAAATAGACATTCTTACCCGCCAATACCTAAATCTACCTGCATTTGACGGGTGTTCATTTTATGCCCTGGTCGACATGCTCCATTATCAACCCTTGGGACACACTGAATTACTTGCAATGGAAGCACCCTACTACTGCAGTCAGACTGGTGATtgacctgtctctctcctcaaaCAGGAATTTGCTGACTCCCTATCCATCCCCTTCCTGGAGACCAGTGCGAAGGACGCAACTAACGTGGAGCAATCCTTCATGACCATGGCTGCTGAGATTAAGAAGCGCATGGGGCCCGGGGCCACGGCAGGAGGAGAGAAGCACAACCTGAAGATTGATAGCACCCCAGTGAGGCAGACTGGGGGAGGATGCTGTTAGGACtgtcctgccctctcctctcaccccatGAGTAGAGTAACAGTATTGGGTTGAATTTGGGGTGCTTCTGACAGAACAGGAAAATATGGTGGTGGGATCTTCAAGAACTGACTGACATTTTTTACCTCTTGACCAATGcccgtgagtgagtgagtgagtgagtgagtgagtgagtgagtaagaaaGTTTTGTGCCGAAGGAATAGTCCCCCTCAACtcctttttttctatttttttcaccGATATGCACAGAAGTGGAAAtatcttaatttaaaaaaatgtggttGGCATTGTAAGGCATAACTGATCATTGTAACTAATCCAGCACTTTCTGTCTCTCATTATATGAATCacagacattttttttaacacacgaacacacacacacacacacacacatatatagtgTGATTGAAAGAAATCATGGATGTTCTTTCAACTATGGTTGACTATATTACTTAAGTAATAAGGCCCgtggaggtgtggtatatggacaatatggtatatggtatatgTTCTGATGTACCAcggctatcagccaatcagcattcagggctcaaactacccagtttataatatcctTTGTAACCTTCATGGTTCCTGGTCACACTGCTGACTGTTGATGGTGACAATGTGAAATAATAGACTCATTGTGACAAATAAGGCAGTCTTTATGGACAAAGTCAATTTGTATCATCTTTCTGTCCGAAATCAGATTTAGACTTCATTGGGCCCGTGCGCACAAACACTATATAGGTAGAAATAGGGCTGCTGTTGAGGAAAAGGAGAGGACATGGTGAAGTAAAACAATTTTCGCATCCTGGGGACCACGTGGTAAATGGAAACCTGCAATCATGGTGTCTACATCTTTAATGTCTGATTTAATCATTCCTAAATGATACTATTATTACATGGTGGTTTTATTACTgtgatgtttgtttgtttttgattCTCTGTTTTCTAAACTAGAATGTGTGTAATcaattatgttgttgttgttgttgttacctAATGATTGAGTGCATAACCAAAGGCTGACAGCATTTGGTTCTTTCTGGAGTGGAAACTGGCTATAAACAGGAGAGATTTAAGGCATATCATTTGACCTCACATCAATTCAGAATGCTGCTGTACCATCACAGCTTTACATGTTCCCTATAATATTCTATATGGGCAACCTCTGGTTGGTGTCAGAGAACATACCTCATTATTATAGTACTAGCCAGGGGCGGctctagcagacgctcttatccagatcaaATACACACATAACAGATTTATTTGACAGAGGTATTGAACTGCCCATTGTTCAGCACAGCAATTAGGGTTACGTGCCTTACTCAATGGCACATTGACAGATTATTCACTTAGTCGGTTCAGGAATTCCAAcaagcaacttttcggttactggaccGACGctcctaaccgctaggctacctgtcgcctatcgggccctggtccaaagtactGCACTTAATAGTTTGCCACCTTGCAGCAAAATAATATAGGGCCCCCCTCTTACAGTGAAGAGAAAATTGTACTTATTAAAGTTCATTTTCTGTcgttctacatattttgccatgggacttcgagaaaatgttgcagttttaaagcacgtTTTCTgctattctacatattttgccatggggtggagagagatttttgcagtttcaAAGcgaatttcctgtaattctacacattttgtaatgacatgccatgttaatatggtctgagtgagaatgactaacaaaatcaatgggggccccctggaggtcagggtccCTGCACACGTGCCCGGTCAGTATTTAGTCATGataactacaagtttagatagctggctagactaactaacAATTGTTAGCTGGCATGGCTAATTGATTGACTGTCAGTGAgagacataacaagagaaaaagtaatgatgcacaaccaaattttgacATTTCACCTGGTGTTTTCTACTATTGTTACTCTCAAAAGTaaattgagaccccgactgagttcctgatttaaaaatatatatttggtcgtgggggccctaagcaaccacatgtcgcttatgcctg
This window harbors:
- the LOC115204465 gene encoding ras-related protein Rab-1A; protein product: MNPEYDYLFKLLLIGDSGVGKSCLLLRFADDTYTESFISTIGVDFKIRTIELDGRTIKLQIWDTAGQERFRTITSSYYRGAHGIIVVYDVTDHESYNNIKQWLQEIGRYASENVNKLLVGNKCDLTTKKVVDYTTAKEFADSLSIPFLETSAKDATNVEQSFMTMAAEIKKRMGPGATAGGEKHNLKIDSTPVRQTGGGCC